DNA sequence from the Nicotiana tomentosiformis chromosome 3, ASM39032v3, whole genome shotgun sequence genome:
TAACTATACAAACGATCAATGGTGGTAGATATATAGTATATGTCCATATTTtcattataattttaattatgTAAACTATTATCATTTGGTATAATAAAAAGTGCAGATAAATACTTATCAATTTCTAATTTTGGGTCAGACTAGTACTTCtttcgttcacttttacttgtccaatattttaaaaataaattatcgCTTTTACTTGTCACCTTTAACATATCAAGAGAGTACaatttttttttcatgttataccaattatattaattatttattgCAAATTATTTTCTCTAATCtattaaaaatatgcatcaattaaattaatataaatatcatgataaattatgcattcatttattatttcttaaagaATGTGTAAAGTTCATACTTCATGGTGAACAAATAAAAGTGGACCGAGGCATAACTAAATACCTATAAGGTGAAATCATTCCCCCCTCCCCCTCTCTTTCAAATTAAGGATGCACGTTAGAACTTTACGCTAATATTTTGTTCCTTGTTTGGGTAAAATAAATGAACTTATAGCCCGTTTGGccgtgaattttttttattactttttttcgattattttttattttttttcaaaataaatgtttggctataaaatttttaattttcactcgacgatgaattttgattttttttaaaaatttgaaaaactttaaaaaattattttttaaaaattttaactcagatcactcacaaaaattcaaaaacaatccaaaattatattcatgttcaAATACAAATCTAATTTTCaaattgtgagttcgagttacccaagagtaaggtggagagttcttggagggagggggccgagggtctatcggaaacagcctctctatcccaggataagggtaaggtctgcatatatACTACCTTCCTCAGACTCACTAATaagattatactgagttgttataTTTTTACGATTCATACGTACGTTTGCCCAATTAGTATTAAAACCATTTAGCCATTTTTCTGTTAGAAAAAACGTTGATAGAAAATGCAGGACCGTCATCTAAAGCGATTAAAGCGGTAACTGTAGTTACTATTGCAGTGTGTGGTTTACACCAGGTGGCAACAAATTTGCATGAGAAAGGACAAATGTAATTGCTACTGTTCCCCATTAATTGCATAAATAAGGGcaatcttttccttttccttataAAACCCCCTACTAAGTGGGCCACCCCACTACCCTTAACACATACTACTCCGTAGTAACAGTGgagaaaaattgtagaaattggaaaaggaataaatataaatacaaataaataaaGCAAGGAGACGCCGTTTGATTTTTGAATGCGTGTCTCAAAATAACCCTGAAACCTTAATAAAAGCAACCCTCCACTGTCCTCAACATTCCTCCACTTCTCCCCCTGTTTTCCTCTTTTCTCCTTTTTCTCTCTTTTGCCTTTGGGCCCCTCTCGTAATCCTAAAATACCCCACACTTCCCTCCTTCATTATTATATCTTCTTCAACCAGCAACCTCTTGTACTACTCATATCTTCAAACTTCAAACTCTTTTTTCTCCCTCCATCCACTTGCTTCTTTTTTGATTTCTGCCATGGCTAGTAAATTTGAAGAACCAGAGTTTTGGTTGCCTTCTGAGTTCCTAACGGACGACGAAATACTCTTGGGACTTGGGAACTTGAAGAAGACGGAGGGACGCAAGAATGATTTCTCAGACTTGAATCtctgtttccccactgatttccctTATGATTTTTGTCCTCCGGCGTTGGGTTCTCCTGTTGACTCTTTTGTTGCTTCCACTGAGACTGAGAGCGACGAGGAAGACGCTCTTACTGGGTTAACTCGTCAGTTAACTCGTATGACTCTTAACTCAAACCTTCCCCAGCATCAAATCGAGGTAAAGGCTTCATACAAATATTTACATATTTCTGTTTTATCACTTTCTATTTCTAACTTTTGCACTTTGCTGTGACTCAGAAAAATTGGGTGCACTCTGGCTCACCCCAGTCAACCCTTATTGGAAGCTGGTCCGGTCGGAGCTCCGTGTCTAGCAATTGTAGCCCAAACGGGTCTTCTCCCCCAACTTCGCCGCTTGGTGCTCAAAATGATGCTTGGAATCTGATATACCAAGCAGCGGGCCAAGTTGCAAGGATGAAGATGCGTGGCGGTTTTGGACCCACCCGAAATCAAGGCCTTCCCGGACCGCCTCGGAGCGTTCATAATCCGGTCCACACTTCAGCCCCCATGAAAACCCACAACTCTTGCTTCAGTAATATTACTCATGTATGATATTTCTTCATTTGTGTATGTAATTTTATGTGGGTTTCCGCGGTCAATTTTGTCTAATTACTGATATTATTGTTGTAGTTTGAGCAATCCAGAAGAGAGCAAATAGCGAGGCAACAGAGCAGTGCCATGTTGAATAGGCAAGTGAAGAATGGATGGTTTAACGAGCTGCCTGTCTGTCAAAATAGAGGCTTAAGGTCAGGATTTGGAGTTGGAGCTTTTGTGGAGAGTAACAGATGTGGAAGGGTAGTGGGTGATTCGGGTCAAACAGGATGGTCTGGTCTGCCATTTGAGCAGCAAAAGCACTATCAACGACATTCCGGGTCGGGTATGCGGGCGGGTCACATAGGTGGATCTGGTAACAGTGGCGTTGTGAAGAAGAGGGAGTGCGCTGGCACTGGCGTTTTTCTGCCGAGGAGATATTGTAGTCAGAATCCAACTGATTCACGCAAGAAACCAGGTACTTCGTTTCTGTTCCAGTTGtttattttcaattatttttgAACTTTAATTTGCTTTTGTAGATTGTCATTTTCTGAGACTAGTGGGTATTATCTCAATGTTTGCCTAGTGTGTTGCTACTGAAAAAGCTGAACCCAGGAAAGTAAAGCAATTTGCTTTGGACTATTCATATTTTCTgatgtttttaaaatttaataaaatgGAAAATGGAAATAACTCGTCCAATCAAATAAAGAAATGCAGGCTTTTTTCCCCTCGTTCTTAGCTAGGTCCCGTCGCTGTCAAGTCGGAGCTGCCACATTGCAGTTTCTTTTTCTGCTGTTTTGTCCTTGTTCCTCGTTGAATCTGAGCTGgtttttgattttattttccaCTCTAAAACCCCCTTTCGGCTAATATAGAAAATGCCAGAAATTAGAAGAAATAAAGGAAAAGTGGTGCTTTATTGCTTTATGACTTGTTGCTGCATTGGCATTTATTTTTCCCTACAGTATACTATCTTTTGTCTTTTGTTTTTCTATTCTGAGTTTGACAGATTACAAGTTCATTTTAATTCAAAATTAAATAGACACATTGAATGTTCGCTTAATGACATTCCTGTTGGTAATTATTGTTGTTCCAGGAAGTAAATCTGGTTTTATTAGTATCTGCTTTAGTAGTTTCATATGTCCATTTTTACAAAGCAACAAgttgtattaaatgctctgcttTCTGCCTCTGCTGCATATACAGTATGTTCCACTGCTTGGCTTCCTGCTAGGGTTGTTGAGTCTTTGAATAAGAACGTTGATGGTTTAAATGGCATTCCTTCTCACCCCCAGCACCAGCCTCAGCTTCATCTTCAACTGCCGCGGTTCAATGTTTCTGAATATGGTATGCATAAATTCTGTAACAAGTGAATTTTCTGTCTTAAATTAATTTATGCGTCCAACTCTAATGATATTGTTGTGCAGAAATAATAATGGCTAGGAGAAATGCACTGCTTGCACAACAGAGGAGAAATCTACAACAAGAAGGAACAATTAATCTTGAAGTACGCCTTCCTCAAGAATGGACGTACTGACTTTCTTTATTATTAGCTTCAAAGGTTTATCAGCAAATGGTGTCTTTTGGTTATAAATTCCCTTTTGGTGTTAGGAAGGATTGCAAGTAGAAAATAGGTTAGTTCAGTGATAGAATATCCAAAGTCAGTATTTTGTGAAAAACAAAATGTCTGAATTACAAGGAAACGGTTCCTGGTAATCAGAAGAAAGGCAATAAGTGATGTTTAATTTTCCTTAAGCTTAGTCTATTTAGAATATGAAGTGTTAATGCCGATTATGGCCTTGGGAGTATTTTGTTTTTGTTGCCTTATAAAGAAGATCAAGCAGCACATAGGGGTTAGAACAGGGGAGTTTCCCTCAATTTTTGTTTGTATAATAAGTGGAATGCATCTTGTGTTTGGGGGTGAGCTTTAAAATTTCATTGCAATGGCCAAACTTTGTAGGCTTGAAGATGCAGATCCATAACCCTCCTTGTAATGCATatcgctatatatatatatatatatatatatatatatatatatatatatattacaataATCAGATGATGTTTTctaagtttttcacataaaagatTGAACTCTGTTCAACACCCTTGTATATCTATGCTCATATGGTATCAGTTTGCAATAGAAAACTCTGGCATTAGTGAAAAAAATGAGTTGGGAGGAAAATGCCCTTTCTATACTAAGAGGGCTCAAACTAAATGTGTTATTCATTAAtcttttttattaattttctaacttttgaaAACTTGATAAACATGAGTACAAGTGTAATGGAAGACCAAATTAACAGGAATTAAAGTTTTAAGCTAATAACTTGAGTACGCACAATTGCAGTAAAGATTCAAAGATGATGGAAAAGTGAAAGGTTAAAAGAAAAGAGAGATACGAAAGAAGATTGCAGCTTTTGCGTGACTGTGCCGTACGAGTAGGATTTGAGTCGATGGGGCCCTGGTATGCAACTCAGCGACGTCGTTTCTCCTCTTTCATTTGAAAGGACGTTATTGGGGTGTAGTAGTACAATATTTGAAAGGGTGGAGTGGGAAACATTTTTGGTAGTTGTGATATGGTAGTGCTTTCCTTGTTCATTTTTTTGACTTGGTCAGACTTCCTCTATACCCATGCATTCTTGTTTTGTAtcttttcaactttcaaaacatATTTGATTTCTATTTCTAGTAAACTCCTCATTATTCGTCGAAATTACACATAGAAAGACAACATTGTTTATTCAAGGCTTGATACTAACATTGTCCCTCCTATATTACAATAAAACATACTAGCTTGTCAACATTTTTTTGTTTGTGTTCGAATTAGTTTATTTTTTGATAAGCCAAAAATTCCCAAAGAGATATATAAAACTCGGTGAATATAAAACTTGCTGTGACAAGGCATTGCTAATAATAGCTGTTAACAAAAGGGAGAAAAACGAAATGCTCAACTTTTGCATAAAGTTCGAATAGAAGGTTGAATCTTCTACAGGCTCTTTATATATGAGTTTCTTTATCCAACTAATTGAAGCATTCAAACATAAAGTTGTATTACTATGTGAGGTGTTGTCCGTTAGTTCCTTGAATAAGTATAAGAGTACaaagttttataaaaataaaagaaattatattATGGCTTAAATTGGTACTGATTTTCAAATTACCGCAATGACTTTCTCAAAAAATTCATCACCTGCTAGTTCTTCCCTATTTATCTTGAACTTGAAGGGCTAAAACAGAAAGGAAATATTCGATTCAGGTTAGGCAAAACGATTAAGCGGAACTCTAAGAAAAATATATTACATtcatattatattaaaagtataTTTAGAATGTGTAAAAATGTGGTAATCTGGTTTGCTttgtttaaaagaaaaaaaactaaggATTTTAAACTCTATTCAAATTGATGAAGCTGTGATATTATTAACTCTTAGATATTACTTTCCCCCTTGTGTTTGTCAAAGAGGAAAAGAGAAAAGTTTAAGGATTTTTATAATGttttattttttagaaaataAATCCGAGGATTaaacaatgccaaccataaataACGGGTCTGGTTTTTTGAAGAATGTTACAGCAAATTTGTGGATTCCAAGACGAAGACCATACTTCCTTCTATTTAATGGAGTACTTAAAGACAAGCTTTACACTTtatgcaaaaaagaaaagaagagcaaAGGCAATATAGCTTGATCATACTTAAGTGGATTAAATACGTATAAGAGGGGTAAAGCTGTCGGACGTTGTGCTTTACATTGTCAGTAACCAACTTTTAGATGCAGACGGTTTATTTATTGACCAATTATTTATATGAGTTCAGCTTATATAATTCATCATATAAAGTTTTTAAAACTATTGtagattaattttaaaactaattgtATGTAATAATTAATACCAGCCACGATTACGATCATTCACGGAGAAAAAATGCCTTCGCAGAAAATCTTCTAGGAATACAAATGGTGTAAGTGTTGAAAAGAAAAAGGAGTTGAAACTAAGTTTGATAAATAACGAAGGCAAACTACTGTCCTCCACACTATCAGGCCTATTTGACAAAAACAAAATTTAATGATCACTCAGTCGATAGGTGGATTGAATCCTTCACACTATCGGGCCTAGGAGCTAGCACAGGGAAATTAANNNNNNNNNNNNNNNNNNNNNNNNNNNNNNNNNNNNNNNNNNNNNNNNNNNNNNNNNNNNNNNNNNNNNNNNNNNNNNNNNNNNNNNNNNNNNNNNNNNNNNNNNNNNNNNNNNNNNNNNNNNNNNNNNNNNNNNNNNNNNNNNNNNNNNNNNNNNNNNNNNNNNNNNNNNNNNNNNNNNNNNNNNNNNNNNNNNNNNNNGTTTCTAGTGGCATTCACGACGAACTAGAGGAAGAAGACTAGGAGTGATCAATGTAGGGTAATGACCAACATTGTTAAGTGTTGCTATGGAAGAAACATGTTTTCTCATAGCCTTACAGTCCGATATGAAAGAAAATTCTTGAGGGACAATTTTAGAAACAACAGGTTCTGCAACGGTTCATTATGGTCTTTACCTCTAGAGGAGGATCTAGGGGCAGAAGGAGTTTTGGCTTTGTAAAAAGAAGGTTTTGAAGTGTTCTTCTGAGAAGAAGTAGAGCTACGGCTTGATATAGACTAAGCTACGAAGGCTAGCGCCTCTTCTACTCCTAACTGGGGCAGAAAAAGGAAGAAATTCATGAACAATGATTATTTTACGAGGGTCTGATGATGAAGAAGGGCTCGAAGAATGGGAAGTCATTTTTAATGGTGAAAGcacaaagaaaggagaaaaatttCAGAGGAAGTTTAGGTATGaatgaaagaaagaagaagaaattttTGGGCGGTATGTAATGTAGTATTTATAGGGAAGAATCGTCATTATGAACCATCATCATAGAATCGTCACTTCAAACTGATGCAGTTGCAGAAAACCCTAAAATGACACTAAAACTATAGAACCAATCATAATAGAACACGTGTCTCGAGCATTAAATGGAGAGGACGTGCGTCTCTTCGCTTCAGAAGAAAACATAATGATGTTGGGAAGAGGCGGCAAGACATTCCCGCCATAAATGAACTTACCACTTTTTGACTATTTAGTTGAGTCAATATACAGAGAGTGGGGGATTACCTGTATTGGTGGAAAACTAGGCATGACACATGGATTGACAATATGGTGACAAGTGATATTTGTATcatattaataaaaaataatgaTGAGGCACGGTGAAAACACCCACTGGATTTGTTGAAGAAGGTATCGTACCTAACAATTTGAAAGGAAAAAATAAGCACGAGATGCATGGAGGCCATAAAAAGGGGAAGATTCATAAACAGTAACGAATATGGAAAGAGAATCATCATTATCCCTGATTATGCGCGATCGCCTATTATCACCATAATCGTTATGAGTAATTTCAGTAACGGCCAATTAATGCAGTAAATTTTAATAACGGGTAAGAATTAAGTGAGAAAAAATCGTTACATATTTGTATCCGTATATAAAGGTCCTTACCTTATTTTGTACGATCATCAGATTAATACTCACGAACGTATGCAGTCATTGCTTTACTTTTATATCGTATTTGATTGAAAATTCTTGTTCACAATTCTTGGGAGAAAACAACGATCATCAATAAGATTTCTTTCGTCCGTTTATCATTTCAATTGCTTATTTTATTCTCTTAATTTTGGCAAAGTGAAGTAAACGTAGTTATTAGAAACCCGATTTTCTTTAATATTGACTTTGACCACATaaattattttttggttaaacataTATAGGGGCgtgtgagcacgtgatttttgcccAACTAACATTACTCCTACAAAGTTCAAAAATAGATCTTTCTAAATTAGATCTTTCTAAACATATATAGGGGCATGTGAGCACATGATTTGTTTGCATTTAGTTGCTTATTTAATATTCAAAATTATAAAAAGtataaaaaatgtataaaatattCATTGCATAGCATCTTAGATTTAATTGTATATTAGATATAATTACATGagttaattatattattaaacaaaatcacaaaaaTGGTCGTTTTTACATATTTAACCTTTAGTtttaaaattagtattttttttatttcattaattttaagttaattaattattttgatGTTAGAAATAGATAATTAATTCAATTCTACAAATTAGATTATTTTTAGAACTTAACTTAGGTTTTTGATCAATTTTATTAGGATTTAAAAATTCAAGGAAAAGAAAAATGTGAAAGGCAGTGTTTATTTCCGAATTGGGCCAAAACCTTAGCGTTGGCCCAATTTCCCTTTAAACCCAACTCGCCCCAAACCCAGTCCGTTCCATCCCTCACTTAACCCAAAACGGCGTCGTTTAGTAACGCTAATCCCAGCCGTTCAACCCATCTCATCCAACGGTTCACAACTCCCTCTCTAATCCTTCATATATGTCGGAGACCCCCTCCAAACCCCTCAGACCCCTCTCACTTCTCCATCTCTCTCACTCAatgaaaccctagccgcccccaAATCCCTCACCCCCACCGGCCGGTGGTCACCATCCAAACAACCCCAAATCTTCACCCTATAATCTCCACACTTCCCTAATCCCAAATCCCTTACCAGTTTCCCCAAATAATCATCCAAACTCCCCGAATTTCAAATCTAAGAAGTCAAGAAAACTTAGTTGTTTTTCTTTTCCGATTCTTTCCAAACTCGGGCTTGTCTTTCGTTATTACCTGCCTCAATCGACTACCTTCAGAGTCGAAGGGTGAATTCATGCCGTTGATTGGTCACCTCCGCTTGATTGGTCTCAGACCCTTTCTTCTCTGTTCAAAACCTCAATGTCTCAGGGTAGTAGCCCCCATAGCTTTGAGGTATCGTTTGGTATTCGACTCTTCAGCCAAGCTATGGTCGTTATCATTACAGGAAGCCGTTGTTTCTGTCTTTCGAGCATGAACCAGTGCTCGTGTGACGATATTGCCCCTGCTCGGATTGCTTGAAACCAGCAGTGATGTCGTTAATGGGTAATACTTCCTCCCGTTGTTTCGTGGTCATTTGGCTTAAGTGTATGATTTACTCACAGATTGGTGTTTTGGTTGTTTCACATGATATAGCTTAGTTTTAGGGTAATTATAGCATATTTTAGCTTTGTTTCATTTATACTTAGCTGATTTTGCTAAAATTATCATTTGAAATGACTGCTTAATAATGCATCAGTAATGGACTATTAGCATATCTCTTCATATGTTTAGCATGTTGAGATTAGGCAAGATTTAAATTCATTTAATTCTGTGTTAGGTTGCATAACAGTTAGTAATTTGTAAGAAACGGGGGACCAAAAGGTATACTAAAACCAGAGAATCTTAGGTGTTTGGGCAAGAAGTTTCTATAAGGGACTTAAGTGCAATAAAACAAAAGAACTAGGAATAGTTTCAGAATTAAAAGATGCTAAAAAACAGAAAGGGGGACAACTGTCAAAAGAAAATATCTGAAAAGGGACAGCTGTCCAATTCAGTTGTAAGAGATGCTCTTTTTCCTGAAATTTAGGGATGGCATTCTGAGAATTATTCCCTTATCTTTAGGAGCACATGACAGATTTTTCACTCTCTATAAAGGACCTCACTCACACATTTTAGGATTGGACAAAAAGGGACCGGGTTACCCACAAAATTCACTCTTCATTTTCTATTTTACTCCCATCACTTCATTAAAACACACACGGATTTTACATTTCAATTCTCTGAAACTTCAAAACTCTCTTTTTCATTTTACAATGGTTTTGCACTAGAGTTTCATTGGTCTTGGGTCTATTGCTAGATTTTCCGGTTGAAGAATTGAAACTAATGTGGGCTATTTTCTACTGCTATTTGCTGTTACTATGAAGCTGAATTCTCTTCTCTGACTTTCTGATCTTTATTTGGTCATTTATCTGTTATTTCTGCTTTCTAGGTATGTAAATATCCATACAttcatctcttttttttttgagttAATGAATAAATGTTGTTTGGTGTTGTATTTGTTCATGACTTTGTGGACTTAGCTTATTTTTAGCCACTAAATAGTCTAAAGAGCTATCTTTGTTGATTTACATCTATATTATTTGTTCAGCTACTGTTCAAGATACACTTATGCTTGATTTTGAGTTGTTGAAGTTGCTCAATGATGTTTTATCTGTCAATACATGGTGT
Encoded proteins:
- the LOC104107860 gene encoding uncharacterized protein, which produces MASKFEEPEFWLPSEFLTDDEILLGLGNLKKTEGRKNDFSDLNLCFPTDFPYDFCPPALGSPVDSFVASTETESDEEDALTGLTRQLTRMTLNSNLPQHQIEKNWVHSGSPQSTLIGSWSGRSSVSSNCSPNGSSPPTSPLGAQNDAWNLIYQAAGQVARMKMRGGFGPTRNQGLPGPPRSVHNPVHTSAPMKTHNSCFSNITHFEQSRREQIARQQSSAMLNRQVKNGWFNELPVCQNRGLRSGFGVGAFVESNRCGRVVGDSGQTGWSGLPFEQQKHYQRHSGSGMRAGHIGGSGNSGVVKKRECAGTGVFLPRRYCSQNPTDSRKKPVCSTAWLPARVVESLNKNVDGLNGIPSHPQHQPQLHLQLPRFNVSEYEIIMARRNALLAQQRRNLQQEGTINLEVRLPQEWTY